The following DNA comes from Anaerostipes rhamnosivorans.
CTGAATCAACAGTGAAGCCACCGCCATGGTCACAATATCTGTAGAATAGTGGGTTGCGGCGTCTGTACCTCTACGGATGATGGAATCCCTGATGGCAACGTTGGTATCAAACCATGCCTTTACATCCTCAGGAAGCTTCTCGCGAAAGTTCTCCACAATGCCAGGGATCAGATAATTTTTGTTTGTGACACAGATGGCTGTCAGCTTTTTTTCTGGCTGCTTTTTATAGAATTCGATGAAACATTTTGATAAATAATGCCCTGCTTCCTTAAAATCTTTCGGGTACAGCGGCATCATGATGACGTCCGTATTCAAAAAGGCTTCCATACAGGAATATTCTTCGTCACAGACATAAGCCTCATAGCCTGACACCGTCCGGTCCTCGATGGAATCTACCCTGTGGACTTCCACATGATAACTTCCTGTTTTCTTCAGCTCTTCAACTACCTTTGGATCTTTGTCCAAAAAAGCAATCTTCCAACCGGCATTGTCAAATGTTTCTCCAAAGAATCCTTTTCCGAGACGTCCCGCTCCTACAATCATTACCTGTTTCATAGTCTAAAGTTTCCTCCCTACTGTCATGTATTTTGGTTTTATATTTTTAAAAAGGGGCCCCAAAAAGAGCCCCCTTTTATCTTTCTGTCTTTTTATTCCATGTTCGCGTGTCTCGCAAACAGATCGTCGTCCGTCTGGTCGGTGATCCTCATCAAATCCATTACCATACAGTCATATGTAATCCAGCTTAACTGCTCAAATCCAGAACCTGCGGCCTGCACAGTTCCTGCGCCCTCATGGTTGTCACATTTCTTTGTAACTCCCGGAAGTGTGATCACTGCATCCGCCATAGATCCGATGGTATTCTCAGGGAACATAGTGATGGTCGCTACCTTTGCGCCCTGACTCTTTGCCTTCTTTGCATTGGATACAAGGCTTGCCGTATTGCCGGAACCAGAACCCACGATGAGCAGATCCCCTGCCTGAATTGATGGAGTCGTTGGTTCTCCAACAAAGTATACGGTATATCCAAGATGCATCAGACGGTTTGAGAATCCTCTTGCAGCAAATCCGGAACGTCCGGCACCACCGACAAAAATCCTTTTTGCCTCTGTGATCAGTTTCTCTACCTCTTTGATCTGATCGTTGTCTACTTCTTTTGCATTATCGGTCAACTCGCCGAGAATAGCCATCATATTTTTACATTCTGTCATAATCTTTTCCTCCAGTCCGTGCTTTAAAATTTAAAGCATTGCATCTTTGATTGCTTTAGCTTCCGCCACAGGATCATCCGCATGTCCAATCGCTGATCCAACAATGATAATCTCTGGTTTCAGAGCAACATATTTATCAATGGTCTTGCTGTTGATGCCACCGGCTACCGCAATCTGGGCCTTTTTCGCATGCTCTGTCATAACCTGAAGGTCCTGAATCGGCTCTCTTCCGGCTGCCTGCTGGTCAGCTCCGGTATGGACAGCCAGGATATCCACCCCGATCTCTTCCATCTTTGCGATCCTTGCCGGGAGATTTTCCACGCAGATCATATCCACTACAAGCTTTCTGTCATAATCTCTGGCTGCCTTTAATGCACCTTCAATGGTCAGATTATCAGAGACACCCAGAATTGTTGCATATGCTGCCCCTGCCTCATAAGCGTAGCTGGCTTCCAGATATCCGCCGTCCATGATCTTAAGATCCGCAAGAATCTCTTTGTCCGGGAAGAAACGATGGAATTCGCGCACTCCACGCATTCCCTCATCCATGACGAACGGCGTACCCACTTCAATGATGTCAACATGCTCTGCAACCTTATCGGCAAAACGCAGTGCATCCACAAGATTCATTTCGTCTAATGCTAACTGTAATTTCATTTTTTACTTCCCTTCCTTTAATTCGTTATAATCCTTGATGATCTCGTCAAACATCCTGGTTCCTGATTCAATGCCGGTAAAGTGAGTTACCGCATCTTCAATGCCATGTTCCTCCACGTACTTCATCAGTTCCACAGACTGCTCATCTTCCTTCACGTCAAACAGGAACGTTGCAGCAATTCCCCGAAGCAGCAGAGTATTCTTAAGTCCTCTTTCCTCACACTGAACTGTTGGTCCTACAAGACGGTCATTCGGCGCCAGTTTTCTGATCGGCGCTCTGGAAATACGGGTAATGGTATCTTTGATTCCAGGAGTACAGAAACGGTTCAGGGCAAAAGTGATATAGTCTTCCATATCCTTTTCCGTAAATCCGTGTTTTGCCACCATAAGGGCTGCCACTTCCCTCATGACCTCTCTGGTCATCTCAATGTTCTCCGGCACTGCAAAGTAATCCTGGATGATTTCATAGCCCATGAGCTTTCCGATATATCCGGACCACGCATGGCCGCAGTTGATGGTATAAAGTTTTCTCTCCAGGAACTTTTGAAGGTTGTCTGTATACTCTGCCCCATCGATCGGAAGCTTTTCCGGGTCCACCAGCTTGTTGACTTCCACAGCCAGTTCATGATCCTTACCGATATCAATACCGTCCCTGCCATCTTTGTCAGTTCCGAATACCATACGGTCCACAGCGGTGTTCGGGAATGCGGCTGCCTTTAAAAAGTCTTCCTCCGATGCGATTCCTGTGTTCACCAGCTCCTTCAACAGCAGGTCTCCGTTGAACAACGCATTCTCACAAGGGATCACGTTGATCCTGTCTTTTCCCGCTTCCAGTCTGGCCTTTAATCCTTTGGCGAGCGTTCCTGCGATTTTCGGAAAATTATCTGCCAGTACAGCTGTGGTAACCACATCCGCTTCCACGATAGCCTCTACAACTTTGTCTTCTTCTGTGATCGGAGAAAGAGCAGAAACCTTGTCAATCTCTTTTCTCCTATAGTCTTCTTCAATTACATATAAGTAGTAATTATGGTATTTGTTCAGTTCCTCGTTGACTTTCTCATTAACGTCCACGAATACGATTTCATATCCTGTGTCATGCAGTAAGTCTGCAATGAATCCGCGGCCGATCTTTCCAGCCCCAAAGTGTACTGCTTTCATTTTATTCCCTCCGTCTTATTCTAGCGGACCACGTCTGCAAATACATTTAGTATTTCTTCTTTGGTCTTTGCATTTCTAAGTTTTTCCACGTTGTCAAGATCTGAGCATGCCACTGCGATATCTCCTAAGATTTCAATGTGCTCATTGTTCTTTCCTGCGATACCGATGATAACATTGGCTGTTTTTCCTTCATAGTCTACACCCTCAGGAACTTGGATAAAGGAAATTCCTGAAGCCATAATCCTTTCTTCGGATTTTACGATGCCGTGCGGGATCGCGATATGATTGCCGATATAGGTAGAGACCACTTCTTCCCTCTTCAGCATATCTTCAATATATTCTTTCTTTACATAGCCGTTGTCTACCAGGATCTGTCCTGCTGCCTGGATTGCTTCTTCCTTTGACGCAAAAGATGCGTTTAATCTGATGTTGTCCGCGTTAAAAATACTTTTCTTATCTCCCATAACTGAAACCTCCTAAATTGATTCTCCTATATAATGTCTGAACCTATGTCCAAAGCATTGCCTGATTTCTTCTTCGTCACCCTTTTCTATTAACTTCATGATATCCCGGTCTTCGATGATTAATTCGGTAATATACCGCAGGAACATTCTCTGCACTTCATCCATTTCTGCCGGATAGAAGAAAAATATGATATTACTGATGGCATCTCCCTCCTGAGGATCGATCATTCGTTTTTGTTTTAAATGATAGACGAAAAGAAGCGGTTTTTTAATTTTCTTTAAATAACATTCAAAATAACTGATCTCCGTTGTCGGTATGGTAAACCTGCATTCATTTCCATGCCGGATCACATAGTTTTTGATCTCCTGCTCTCCGATAAAAATGCCCGCCTCCCAGATCGTATGCTCCAAATGAGAAAACAGATGGTTTTCATCCTTCAGATTGTTGATCTCATACACATGGAATTCAGTTAATAAGTCTACTGCCCACGTTGTTAATTGTTTTAATTGTTTTAAAGATACAATACTGTTTATGCTTTCTAACTCCGCCGCCTTTCTTTCCTCTTCCTCGATCTTCCTTAAAGTCTGATGCTTGTGCCTTCTTATCTTTTCTTTGACAATCTCCAACTCGTTGTCATTTAAGAGCGGCGATACCTTCAGATATTCTCTGTCCTTTAGATACAGAGGAATCGTTGACAGTATCAAGTCATAGTCATTCAGGTCTTCTTCTCCCAGTCCGACCAAAGACACAATCTTTCTCACATAGATCTCAGGTATTTCCCTCTCAAGGCGGCTGGCCAGCATCTTTGAGGACCCCATCCCGCTGGAACATACCACCAGCACCCGGAAGGT
Coding sequences within:
- a CDS encoding PTS sugar transporter subunit IIA, whose amino-acid sequence is MGDKKSIFNADNIRLNASFASKEEAIQAAGQILVDNGYVKKEYIEDMLKREEVVSTYIGNHIAIPHGIVKSEERIMASGISFIQVPEGVDYEGKTANVIIGIAGKNNEHIEILGDIAVACSDLDNVEKLRNAKTKEEILNVFADVVR
- a CDS encoding mannitol-1-phosphate 5-dehydrogenase, which translates into the protein MKAVHFGAGKIGRGFIADLLHDTGYEIVFVDVNEKVNEELNKYHNYYLYVIEEDYRRKEIDKVSALSPITEEDKVVEAIVEADVVTTAVLADNFPKIAGTLAKGLKARLEAGKDRINVIPCENALFNGDLLLKELVNTGIASEEDFLKAAAFPNTAVDRMVFGTDKDGRDGIDIGKDHELAVEVNKLVDPEKLPIDGAEYTDNLQKFLERKLYTINCGHAWSGYIGKLMGYEIIQDYFAVPENIEMTREVMREVAALMVAKHGFTEKDMEDYITFALNRFCTPGIKDTITRISRAPIRKLAPNDRLVGPTVQCEERGLKNTLLLRGIAATFLFDVKEDEQSVELMKYVEEHGIEDAVTHFTGIESGTRMFDEIIKDYNELKEGK
- the hxlA gene encoding 3-hexulose-6-phosphate synthase, whose translation is MKLQLALDEMNLVDALRFADKVAEHVDIIEVGTPFVMDEGMRGVREFHRFFPDKEILADLKIMDGGYLEASYAYEAGAAYATILGVSDNLTIEGALKAARDYDRKLVVDMICVENLPARIAKMEEIGVDILAVHTGADQQAAGREPIQDLQVMTEHAKKAQIAVAGGINSKTIDKYVALKPEIIIVGSAIGHADDPVAEAKAIKDAML
- the hxlB gene encoding 6-phospho-3-hexuloisomerase; the protein is MTECKNMMAILGELTDNAKEVDNDQIKEVEKLITEAKRIFVGGAGRSGFAARGFSNRLMHLGYTVYFVGEPTTPSIQAGDLLIVGSGSGNTASLVSNAKKAKSQGAKVATITMFPENTIGSMADAVITLPGVTKKCDNHEGAGTVQAAGSGFEQLSWITYDCMVMDLMRITDQTDDDLFARHANME